One window of the Sebastes umbrosus isolate fSebUmb1 chromosome 1, fSebUmb1.pri, whole genome shotgun sequence genome contains the following:
- the LOC119474895 gene encoding odorant receptor 131-2-like yields MNFSNGTSTVTVNQRDNFLTAVINNVIVVALCISINYINSTLVHTFRKHKIFNSNPRYILFIHLVINDMMQLILSTLLHIVSYALHTIRVGFCLILLIITILTTLNTPLNLASMAVECYIAICIPLRHGQICTVNKTYILIGLIWVASAFSILPDLFILLATEPLHFFQSKVLCDRDYVFRSSYSLKKRDASHIVFLVLVWLTILYTYFRILFAAKEATVDNTKARNTIVLHGFQLLLCMLTYVKPMFEQGLLYLLPRQNRAIRFVAYVIVQILPRFVSPIVYGLRDHTFRIHMRRYLLCKVSMRNHPQMSSCQT; encoded by the exons ATGAATTTTTCAAACGGCACTTCGACTGTAACGGTGAATCAGCGGGACAACTTCCTCACAGCTGTGATCAATAATGTGATCGTCGTAGCCCTCTGCATCTCCATCAACTACATCAACAGTACTCTGGTCCACACCTTCAGGAAGCACAag ATCTTCAACTCAAACCCTCGCTACATCCTGTTCATCCACCTGGTGATAAACGACATGATGCAGCTGATCCTGTCCACTCTCCTCCACATCGTCAGCTACGCCCTTCACACCATCAGAGTAGGTTTCTGCCTCATCCTGctcatcatcaccatcctcacCACCCTCAACACCCCTCTAAACCTGGCTAGCATGGCGGTTGAGTGCTATATCGCCATCTGCATCCCCCTCCGTCACGGGCAGATCTGCACCGTCAACAAAACCTACATCCTGATTGGTCTGATCTGGGTTGCAAGTGCGTTCTCCATCCTACCAGATCTGTTCATCCTGCTGGCCACAGAGCCGCTGCACTTCTTTCAATCCAAGGTTTTGTGTGACAGAGATTACGTGTTCAGGAGCTCGTACAGCCTGAAGAAGAGGGACGCTTCACACATTGTGTTTCTGGTTCTGGTTTGGCTCACAATCCTCTACACCTACTTCAGGATTCTGTTTGCTGCCAAGGAAGCAACTGTAGACAATACAAAGGCCAGAAACACTATTGTCCTGCATGGTTTCCAGTTGCTCTTATGTATGCTCACGTACGTGAAACCCATGTTTGAACAAGGTTTGCTCTACTTGTTGCCCAGACAGAACCGGGCCATACGCTTTGTCGCCTACGTCATTGTCCAGATCCTGCCACGGTTCGTTAGTCCCATTGTCTACGGACTGCGAGACCACACCTTCAGGATTCATATGAGAAGGTACCTGCTTTGTAAAGTGAGCATGAGGAACCACCCACAAATGTCCTCGTGTCAAACATGA
- the LOC119497933 gene encoding odorant receptor 131-2-like — MSLSNTSRNFTTAVYRDTLNTAIIKNVITVVLCIAINYVNGTLVHTFTKHQVFNMNPRYILYIHLVINDIILLTLFTLIQVLSYIVFTLNVSLCIVLLMTAVFANLNNPLTLAVMAVDCYIAICFPLHRTNICTVRKTYVVIGLIWVISTLSILPDLFVALATESQEFFRSRVFCLRENIFRKPYLTEKRDVSNTVLLVIVWLTLFYTYFRILFTAQAASTDAKKARNTVLLHGFQLLLCMLTYVFHLIIDGLTYLFPKGVLDIRFTISVFVQVVPRLISPVVYGLRDKTFRKYLKRYLFCTTCADTHPQKTLKKP; from the exons ATGAGTCTTTCAAACACCAGCAGGAATTTCACGACCGCCGTCTACCGGGACACTTTAAACACCGCCATAATCAAGAATGTGATCACTGTGGTTCTCTGCATCGCCATCAACTACGTCAACGGTACCCtggtacacacattcactaAACATCAG GTCTTCAACATGAACCCTCGCTACATCCTGTACATCCACCTGGTGATCAATGACATCATCCTGCTCACCCTGTTCACCCTCATTCAGGTCCTGAGTTACATCGTCTTCACTCTCAACGTCTCCTTGTGTATCGTTCTGTTGATGACAGCCGTATTCGCCAACCTAAACAATCCCCTCACGCTGGCTGTCATGGCCGTCGATTGTTACATCGCCATATGCTTCCCTCTCCACCGCACCAACATCTGTACGGTCAGGAAGACGTACGTTGTGATCGGTCTGATCTGGGTGATAAGTACGCTCTCCATCCTACCAGATTTATTCGTCGCTTTGGCGACAGAATCGCAGGAATTCTTTCGCTCTAGAGTTTTTTGTCTTCGAGAGAATATCTTCAGAAAGCCCTATCTGACAGAGAAGAGAGACGTGTCCAACACCGTGTTATTGGTCATTGTCTGGCTCACTCTTTTCTACACATACTTCAGGATCCTGTTCACCGCACAGGCAGCTTCTACAGACGCCAAGAAAGCCAGGAACACGGTCCTCCTCCACGGCTTCCAGCTGCTGTTGTGCATGCTCACCTACGTTTTCCATCTCATCATCGACGGTCTGACTTATTTGTTCCCAAAAGGGGTGCTGGACATTCGCTTCACTATCTCAGTGTTTGTTCAGGTTGTGCCTCGCCTCATCAGTCCCGTCGTTTACGGGCTACGAGACAAGACGTTCAGGAAGTACCTCAAGAGATATCTGTTCTGTACAACTTGTGCCGACACGCATCCACAAAAAACTCTAAAGAAGCCCTGA